One segment of Etheostoma cragini isolate CJK2018 chromosome 23, CSU_Ecrag_1.0, whole genome shotgun sequence DNA contains the following:
- the LOC117939085 gene encoding fish-egg lectin-like, protein MKFIPVILLGLCSLTISNAWYCSYAPKLLNAQQIDAGLGNVVARDNLNIAYSLIGEQWQRLSTIRFKHVSVGPAGLWGCDTTNRVYKFVAGNFQCSSGASLQQVDAGGNDHIVGVQPNNQNTYCLSGCNALTYSGVGSLRWSSLAKKMRYYSCGTKFGCWGVDRSYRVYVAKNVNTENCNTSGWTQVTGLYMKMVEVGTDGSVFGVTKDGKIYQRVGITSQLQEGKKWVPVPMSMTVRHVSYDLGTLWAVTNSGVVMKCTS, encoded by the exons atgAAGTTTATCCCAGTCATCTTGCTGGGGCTGTGTTCCCTGACCATCAGTAATG CCTGGTACTGCAGTTATGCTCCAAAGCTACTTAATGCTCAACAAATTGACGCCGGGTTGGGGAATGTGGTTGCAAGAGACAACCTCAACATCGCATATTCCCTGATTGGAGAGCAATGGCAGAGACTGAGCACGATCAGATTCAAGCATGTCTCAGTGGGACCTGCAGGACTCTGGGGATGTGACACCACAAACAGGGTCTACAAATTTGTAGCTGGCAACTTTCAATGCTCCAGTG GTGCGTCTTTGCAGCAGGTGGATGCTGGAGGTAATGATCACATTGTGGGTGTACAGCCTAACAACCAAAACACCTACTGTCTGAGTGGTTGCAATGCTTTGACCTACAGCGGAGTTGGCTCTCTGAGGTGGAGCTCCCTAGCAAAGAAGATGAGGTACTACAGCTGTGGAACCAAATTTGGATGCTGGGGCGTCGACAGGAGTTATCGGGTCTACGTCGCAAAG AACGTAAACACAGAAAACTGCAACACCTCGGGCTGGACCCAAGTGACAGGGCTATACATGAAAATGGTTGAAGTGGGGACTGACGGAAGTGTGTTTGGAGTGACAAAAGACGGAAAAATCTACCAAAG AGTTGGCATCACCAGTCAGCTTCAGGAAGGCAAAAAATGGGTCCCTGTCCCAATGTCCATGACAGTCCGTCATGTGAGCTATGACCTGGGCACGCTTTGGGCTGTTACCAACTCTGGCGTGGTCATGAAGTGCACTAGCTAA